TGCCTACTCAGACTCTGCATCGTTGCAGATCCACTTGTCAGCGCATGCCATCAAAAATGCGAAGGCCTACTGCTGTAGCATGTGTGGCCGAGCATACACCTCAGTGAGTACACCACGGCTTATCTGCCTGTTATCTTCATGTGTGTCAGCTTTTCCCACTGTGCCTTCCGTCAAACTGTTTGGCAGATAAGATGATGGCCTTTGATGATACTCTGCCTGACATGGCCTGAAACTagctgtgtttcctgtttgtcaTATTTAGCAATGCAACATGTTCTTCCTCTTATTCGATCATACAGAAAAGAAGTGAATCCACTTCTCTTTTTTTGACATACAGGGATCTAGCGAGTACTAGTTCAATTGATCATGAGAATGGGTTGGTTGGTCATAACATCATTTTaatgccattttctttttactgctgccagcttctaaaatgttaaatattggCAGTTTTTtcttcagacaaaaaaaaaactatttctaaAAGCAAGAGCTCCTTATAGTGAGTGCTTCTCAACCTTGTGCCATTGAGGCGGAGCAGGTTtaatttcaaacaaaacacaacacataattTTGCCAATTAGCACACATTCAACTCATCTGTGAAATCAGCACCTGCTGTAGTTGTTGGTTGAAATGTGAACAGCGGTCcgttcaaatgtgttttcttttgctccCTCCAAGTTTAAAGTGTGCTAACGTTGTTACATCTTGCTCAATCTAATGACTTTGCATACATTTATCTAGAATATGTCTTATTCTTACTGGTATATTTGAGTTTATGAGTAAAGAAAAGGGTCAAATGTCCTTTGAAGATAAAATATCAGTCAGCAGTGAAGaaggaaatgtaaatgtgatcgctgatatgttgttttttaagaagaagaaaaaagggttTATTTATGGGATGCTGCCTCTAATGGCAGTAACTACATTTTGAACCATTTGgtgtgttttcatgtctttTGTAGGAGACCTAccttatgaagcacatgtccAAACACACGGTGGTGGAGCACCTAGTGAACCATCAGTCGCCTCAGAGGAACGAGTCCCCCAGCATCCCCATCCGCATCTCCCTCATCTGAGCCCCCGGCCGCTCAGCAGCGGGTCGGATTCAAAGTCTACGTTAGGCTGGAGCTTATGAGGCCCTGCACCCACAGCCATCTACATAAGGCTTACATTAGCATTATGACAGCTGACATAAGCATTCAGTGCTAGATTCAGTAAACAGGCTGCCTCCATGATCCATCTTGACACAGGCCGTCTGTCAAAAATGAGCACAGCGTTATTTTGTGAATGTAAAAAATACAGCTAGATGTTGTCCGGAGGATCGAGTGGCAAAGAATGTCTTGCGTCAGATTCAATAAGCACTTTCGTAAGCGTCATGTAAACTGCCGGATGCATTGGGcatgagaaatgtttttagttaggtttgtttttttccctcttccaTGAAATGGGTTTCCAAAATGTGCCAGATGATATTTGCCCTTTTATAGAGACTTGAGAGAATAGAAAAAAATGTTTGCTGGGTGTATTCTAGAGACATCCAAAGATAATCTTAAAGCACTTTTAGGCCTTGTGGTTTTGGCTCAAATTGTTTCAATCTTGTTGGATGGAAAATGCCAAAGGGCATTACTTGTGGCAGCTAAGAGCACTGActgtgtataaaaaaaacagtctttttatgttactttctttgtttttactcaCATTTTTGTGCAAGTACACATTTACAGGGTCATCTAAATTTGAAGAAAGGCAATCGGTAGATgacaatttaaacatttaatgatTGTATTGAGAAGTTGCATTATTGACTTAGGGAGGAAAAAAGTAAAGCAACATGGAAGGGAAGAaggatgaatgttttttttttttattattccaaAATCTTTCACTCCATATCCATCTTTATGGCACCTTTGTGATCACAACACATGATCaatgaaacactgctttttacattgtgttttcCTCACGTCCCGTTAAGTAGTGCCATATTTGAACCTTGTCGAGGTTTTAAGAGGAAGCAAATCTTGTTATAGTGCGTCTGCTTTCTGGACTCAGTTAAGCTTTGACTATTATTTCCTAGTGTTAGAGGTTGAATACATTGCACATGTATCAGTGCCAGTTCTGCTCTACTCAGCCCTACTTTCAAACACACTTCAGCTGAAATTTCAATTTTACTCGAGTGGTCAATTTTAAACCCAAACATTGGACCAAATGTGAAGTTATTGTACAGCTACTCTGACCCAGTTAAGTATTTTATAAATCTTTAATAAGCTTTACCCATTTTTGGAATAAACTGCAGTATAAGTCATATTCCATAGGCCTATGTTTTGAGTTTATGTGGAGGTGATGCTTCTCcttttttgggttttttttctcttttagtattctttttattgtacacagtattgttttctgtatttttactgtAACTTTAACCTCTGGATGGTACTAATAGAGTACCCTGTATTCTTCAGGGCACTGCAGAAAAGGTGCTACAGCTAGATGTTACGTTTGAGATGGAACTGAGAATaatgtataatacatatatagtatgttTTCAAAAGAATAAAAACTTATTACTCAAGCCACTGGcctgaaaacagacatttacGCCAACAACAGACCCTGCCTCTTCAACTTACTCTCTCTTTTGAGATAATGGGAAAATGTACATGTTGCTGTACTGTAAAACATGTTACTCATTTATAGTACCtatttttttagttttcatAAACATGCATTGTTTGGGTTTTGTAAAAGTTTATGTATGAACTTAACTGTAATTATTTTAGTCTACCCAtatgttattaatattcatgttttatatcaGTTATTTACATGTAAGCCTTAACTGTTTTATCATCCCATTTCCATTACTCTGTATTGTGTTCTGCAGTATTCAGTCGTGTAAACATTTTCGTTTTTTTCCTTCCGCATGGAGTTCCTGAGCTGTAATCTGTACGATACCTGTTTAACCCATGTTCTCAATGAAAAGATATTGCGTAGATTTATTACACTTTTTCCTGTCTTGCATTGTGGTTTCATATACAGTTTCTAGACGACTAAATATGCACAGCCAAGACTGGGAAGTTAAACTAAGGTtatcaatgtttaaaaaaaaggaaaaaaagcttTGTATCTTTACCTTGTTTAATAAACAGACTGTTATAAATTCATCACTAATTGCTTGGTTTGTACTAAACTGTACATGACCatgagatgggggggggggggagagaaatcAAGCATTACGTTAAttcattcacttttatttatgaaaaaatattctgatgttttaaacatttatttacaaagatACAGCAAAAGTCAAAGTTTACATATCTGTCGCAAATAGGCTTTTGCTATTCGATGTGTTGGCGCAGCAGCAAGATAAAGTTAAACACTTCATCAGTTCAGGCACATTGAAGACTAAATGGACAATGGACAGTTTCCACAGTGAACAATTCTAATAtagacacaaaataataatggtGTTATGAAAAGGTTCATCTGTATTTTATTCCCATGTCACACACATTGTACTCTTTTATACAAGAGTACTTTGTGATCAGGCGTCCCCAGAGGACACCAAATCactgaggttgacatttttggctGTTTTTTAAAACCACAAGCAAAGCTGCACATTGTGAACACTGTAGTGGCTGCAGCTGACAAGCAACAGGAGTGACAGACTTAAGAAAGGACCCCAACATTTACACTCTGTTTACCACAGTCTCTTATTGGACATAAAGTTGTCAATGTTATATACAAGTATGATTTTGTAAGAATGCTGATATGTTCCACTGCTAcaatttccaaaaatgtaaacaagtaAAACTTCTTATAAAGTGCTCAGTTTAAAATAATCCAACTCAACTCTCCCTAATGAAATGTCTTTAACATTCACTGCGCTAGTGGGAAATACATTACCTTATCTTGTACCATTACATTAAAATACGATCATTTCTCCCGTAAGCAAACACAAGGCTTCCAAGCGTTCTGATTTGCTTTGATGTGCCCATGCAAACAACTGACCAACCTCCCAGGCATATGCACACATGTGCATTCAAACAAGGTTTGTCCCAATCAAATCTCTCATTACATCAGGtttcctttaaaatgtcataaaaaatgtttgaCACTTGCtcaggcttttcttttctttttacaattccTTCACATTTCCACTGTGAACCTGAAATCAAAAAGCAGTAGGCTACTAGCAAGCCAAACAAGATTCTGCTTCGCAATACAAAAGAGCACCCTACACCCTGAGCAGAACTGCAATGGAAGCTCCCTTTCATTATTACTGCCTTTTAACAAgggttatttattatttgacatATTCTTCCCCTCCATTATTCACATTAGTGTCTATAGTGGAAGTGGCGGATACGTTGACTCAGTGCTTTTCCACCGAGGCAGCTGCGGGGGCTGGTTTGGAGCCGGAGCCCGATTTGGTGTTTCCAACCACAGATCATGGTGAGTACAATGAAGAGTAGAAGGTTGTTGTAAAAAGTCGTGCTTGCAATTCAATTTTGCTTCGGAAGAGCAACATGAGCACAGCTCCGATGCAGTCCgccattgtttttattttggagggAAATTCACGCTGGCATTGCCGGGAAAAGCAGCCGTGTACAAGGTGACGTCATGATGTGGCTCCTCTCGAGTTCTAGTGGGAGGAAAAGCAAACAGGTTCTTAGCAAGTTGAACCAACTCCCAACCAACACTACCTCCAGCGTGGATTTCGAACAGAACTCATTTTAGTGGAAAAGGGGTATTAAAGCACTTATCCTTGCAGGTAGCTCTCTGTTGCAAACATAGGGAACATCCCCGCCAAAACCTCCCACCTCTCATACCTAGTTACTGTTATTAGAGCTCCCCGCTGTGCCTTTGATGTCTGGAGGAACCAATGGGGAGGTGAGATTCAGGTAGCCCTGCTCTGATGGTTGGTGTGTGGAGACAGACACTCGAGTGCCGCCCACCTTCACACGGCAGATTGCATCCAGGATGTCCAGTGTGTCACACGAACCGGACGTCAGACTGGCGACACAGACGTAGTGAGAAAGGGCAGAAAAAGCACATCCACCTACATGTAAGCCTCTCAATGTGTGATATACAACAAGAACATTAAGTTGGGAATTCTTTGAAGAGCTCATCAAAGATGTATTCGTTTTCCCCTACAAACATCAGAAATTAAGCTACACTAAAAGTTATATGtattttcaacaaaacaattactTACATCAAAACCGCCTTACCTTAGCGTAGGTGTATGTGGGAAGGCGTCGCAGAGGCTTTCAGAGGGGAgcactttctttacattctGTTGAGCATTTGAAACTTTTATGATCAACATTTCATCTCACTATCATTCACGCTGGATgacctttttataaaacaataaataaaacctggTCATTTTGGGTGGCATGTCCCATTAAGGCATAAAGAACTTTGTGACATTACCTCCAGGCTGTAGAACGATTGGACGTTCCTCAGGGCTCGCTCTAAGGAACTGACTTGGTTGGAGAGCTTCAGGGTTCGATCCTGAAGTTGTCTGTTTTCCACTTCTAAGACGTTGACCCTAGAACACAGATTCATGGTCACACTCACAAAACTGTTTACCCAGTTTGTCCTTTATGTCCTCACCAACACATGTAGGTTAATGACAGTTTTGGTTGACAGTGAAATGTTACTTTCTAGTGGTTCACAAGGCATTCAGACAAACTGAGAATAAAACCCATGAATCTCTGGCATTTGCTTTCCATGACaataatgctatttttaatcaCACATTAGACTACATAAAAtccaaataatgaaaaatgaatgtGTCAGGAGAGGTCAAGAAGCCACGCGCTTATAAAGCAGACCTCCCCTCAActtaaggagaaaaaaaaactaagctTACTGTATataatttagaaaaatacaacaaaacataatgaCAAGAAGCACACATAatgagcagaaaaacaaaccaattcaataaaaactaagaaatacatgaaaaactcatttaaattcTTGTTTGAGAGAATTCACTACATACAGCACATTGATATCCAGTAATAATACTCAAATTGCCACGTCGAAAGTAAGAGGACGAGGTATGAGCATAAAGATACCTGTGTTGGACAGTGGAAGCAGTCCTCATGCCTTTGCTGCCCATGTCCTCCGCCTCGCTCATCTTACACAACAggtccctcttctcctccaaaAGCTTCTCGTTTTCCTCCGTCACTGTATGgatcctctccttctcctgaaATCCACCAGCgagaaatatacaaaaacagAGATACTTTAGAAAATATTCTTTTGGCCCAAACATCTCTTGTGGGATGTTTAGAAGTGAAGAAACTCGGATCTTTCTGggtcaaatgtgtgtgtgaccttgtgTGAGAGGCTGGAGGCCAGCATCAGGTCGTTCTCCAGTTTCTGGATGATGCGGTCCCTCTGTGCGGTCTCCTTGAGAAAGACCTGCTTGGCCTGGCGCAGCTTGGTCTTGTGCTGACTCTGCTTTTCGTTGTACTTCCTGGTCGGCAGAGAATATAATCTCATGAAAAACAACTACTTCTCCACGTGTCTTAATTCAGCTCATCGTCAGGTGTGTCTCACCTGACGTATGTGTCCATTTGGAGGAGGATTTGCTGCAGCTCCCCGTGCAGTTTGTCACAGTCCTGCTGACTGGCCATCAACTCctcctgcagtctgtggctTGACTTGTGACTGTCTCTCGCCTGAAGGACACATACGACACATACATTACAATCtaaattctaaatgtttttttgaaaaaataccaatatataaacaataaatatagcCAGCAGTTTAATGAGAGGCCTGTTTACACTGACTTGCCAAAAGTCAAGCAGAACTAAATTATTTAAATCCTGATAACATATGACTAcagttataaaaataaattaaaaaaagattaaagaaagaTTCTATCAGCACAACACCTCTAGAAAGTGTCACTTTATACTACACTCCTATTAAATCGATGACAACTTGAGCTGTGGAAATACAGCAATACAAATGTACCTGAAATTACATTGAAAAGCGAAGCACAGGCTGATAACTGCAATGGATATAAGTTTGATCAAAAATTTGAAAAGACGTGAAATAGACATTAAGAGAGCGAAAGGTGCTTCAGGTGTCCAAAACCCTGCAGAATCAATAACATGATGAGCTGTTGTGCACTGCTCCTTACCTCCTCTCTGGCCTTGCTAAGCTCAGCCTCCAGTATTGCTAGGCGGGTGTCCAGCTGCTGGGCACGGTGGCTGAGCTCTGCGTTTGTCCTCGTGATGGAGGCCTCCTTCAGCCTCAGGGTGcgcacctgctgctgcagctcctcctcacGCTGCTCTAACAGCTTCCTGAGATAGGAACGAGGACAGAAAGATGGTCAACAAAAACAGCGCATCAGAATCGTGCACTAAATGTTGGTTATGCCACCCTTACTGCTGCTGGGACTAAGTTAAACAGCAGCACTGCAGTTATTTTGTGACCTGGTGAtgtgctcctcctgctgctgggcTCTCAGGGCTGACAAGGTGTCAGACAGATCTCTGCTGTCCCTCTCCAGGCGGCTGCTCTCGCCAGCCCGGGCTTCTTCCACACGCAGCTGGTGCTGGGCACTCTTTAGCTGCTGCTGTAGCTCCAACACCTGCCATCACAACAGAGCCACAGGCTTCACTCAGTGTGACAAACAGATAACATGAGCTCCTGACCGCCCATCATTTACCCAGGAATCCAGTACCCCAGGATTTCCCAAAGGTGTCTGACAGAAATAGTCTATAATGTTGGTGAAGTGAAGCAGAACACAATTTATTCTCTACATCTCTACAAAAGCAAGAATCATGTTCCAAGGTATCTTCACAAGGAGAAACTGCTTCTTCTGCGTACTAGGATCAACTTTATTAAAACCAAGTCAAAGAAATCATACTGcatgtcagtgtttcccctaggtttactgctttggggggggTGCTGAGGTCCATGCGACAGGGGGGTAAGGTGCAGTCCGAGGTGATGTAATATCACATCTTGTGCTGTGTAGCAATTTCCAAGGGATGGGAAATCCATTTTCCATTAAGGTCTCAGAATGCAGGATTCATTGGGGATTTCACTGATAAGCTGAACCtcaaaaagagaggagaaactAAGGAGTAAAACCACCTGGGGTCTTTGTCGCAAAGCCTGAAATTGCCAACAAGGGATAGCCAGCATGACAAAGTTGCTTCCAAAATAACTCAGTTAACTCTGGGTTAACCAACCTAACTATCAGAGCATTCATATAAGAGAACCAGATGGCTGATCCCTGCGGAGAAATTGCGCCAGGACTGACCTTCTTGTCAGCAGCAATGAGCCGCGCCCTCTCGGCCTGCAGGTCCTCCTGCAGACTGGTGGTGGCGCTGCGGTTTGTGGAGTTACGCGCCAGATCCAACTCCAGTTCCCTGATTTTCTGCTGCCGACGTTCACACTCGGCCACCTGCGTGTGTAAGCTCTGCTCCACCTGGACCAGCTTGGTCTGGATCTGCTTTAGCTCTGCACAAAGCTGAAGGAAGCATGTGAGAAAGAAGAGCATGAGAAACAAAAACCAAACACCAACGTAACAACTATTCTGATCATTACAGCTTGGAGTTTAGCACCTTTCTTCCCTGTTTAGTTTTATgttagtttttaaaaatgtgcgCATGGTAATAAGTGACAGTGAGGTGACTAAGAGCGTGATTAAGTGATAAATGTCAGAGGTGCCAACTGTGTTAAATACCAACCTTGAGTTTTTCCTGGTCCAGCAGGGTGTTGTGTCTCTTCAGGTCCATGTTCTTTTCCTTCTCGTAGCGCAGCTCTCGCTCTGCTGAGGTGAACAGGCTCTGGGCCCTCTGCAGGTCCTGCTTCATCTGTTTAGCCTCCtctgccttctggctcagcacCGAGTCCTGGGACTGAAGAGGGTAATGAGAGACAAGGTTGGGATGTGTGTATGCTGAAGGGGAGTGCCTAATAGTTGCCTAAAGTGTGAGGGCATAATGCAGCTGCAGCTTAGGCCAAAGTaacttaataaaatacaattaaatattatgtaatatacagaaaatcaaaaatactaaaaactaaaatgagaCAGTGATTATAAGAGATTTTAAATGGAGCTGCAGAAACAGCATGGCTATATGTGCATGTTAAGGGTTCCTATGATCATGCATACCTTGATGTGTGCCTGGGCTTCATTGACTTGAGCCTGCAGGGCCAGTTGGTGCTGAGAGGCCAGCTGCTGCTCCTCCCCAAGCTTGGTCTGCAGATGATTCAGCTCCTGGGTGACACATGAAAGCTACGAAGACAACACACATATGTGGATGATACATGATACTGGCAGAGGAAGTTCCCTCTACAAGCAGGTCAAAGTTTAGGATCAGTTTCGTACCGCCCTACTCAaagacagtggtggaaagtacatttattcaaatactgtacttaagtacaaatttgaggttCTTGTTATTTACTTTGGTATTTCCAATGTAtgtaactttatacttctactctcatcttagagggaaatattgttctttgtactccactacatttgtctgacagctttagttactctTCAGATTACtatccagtgaaaaccatgtagCTCCAAACTGGGTGATTTAGACTGAGAATTGTTCTGATACACTGAAGGATTAAGGGTTTCGGTTGAGAAAATGTTCCTATTTCTTTTGCCAAATTAAGTGAAAACTATGCCAAACTATGTGAAAACCTTTTTGGCTTATCTAGCTGGAAAAAGCATTTTCacaagactgaaaacagggctgtttttctgagctcataaatggtaaatggactgcttttatatagcgcttttccaatctttacgatcactcaaagagctttacaacacatgtcattcaccgactcacacagtcagaggctaccatacaaggtgcacatcagctcgtcagtagtgataaccattcacacacaccattggccatcgggagcaatttggggttgaGTATCTTGCCCAATGAaacttcgacatgttgactgcaggggctggggatcgaaccaccaaccttccGACCGGTGGACGACACAGCTGCCCTCATGAAAGTGTTTTAGAGATAcatggttctcacaggacagcgaTGGTACAGACATATGTTGATCTTATAGAAtaatgatgcattgctgtagaatAAACTACCTAACAGTTtataaaagagataaaaaatCAGAACTGTAAACTTCTACAGATGTAATATGTAACataaacattaatgcagcagtaagaTCAAACTGAAGCACCGTTTGCTCacgtacttttacttaagcaaggttttgaatgcaggacttttacttgtagtggagtatttgcatcagcacttttactttagtaaagatgtgagtacttcttccatcactgctcAAGGACACAAAATCTAGATAGCAGCACTTTGAAGCAGGGCAGTGAAGTCGAAGGACATTCTCTCTACTCTACCCTGTCAACACAAGTAATGAACATTCAAATAACTCAACAGTCATACAAGATGATTTCACATATGACTAACGGACATGTGATCCTGTTACCTGTTCCTCATCCTTGGTCCTCTCCACTGGACTAAGCCTAGATTGTATATGAGCTGTGTGCAGTTCAGGCTTCTGGCTGCTAATAAGTGCTTCCTTTGTTGAAGTGAGCTGCTCTTGATGCCACTTGAGCTGCTCTTTGAGGCGCTGGATCTGGA
This window of the Cottoperca gobio chromosome 7, fCotGob3.1, whole genome shotgun sequence genome carries:
- the ccdc30 gene encoding coiled-coil domain-containing protein 30 isoform X2 produces the protein MLCCISSAHTGLSSQQCSSQSPWKKLFGLRRSGQSKHNITPAHSEQISQEQNERQRLERDLEEASRRLAMAHQDIRRLTNELDAAKTNNLDPSGSELQGTVQEVENLRKEVDKLKHCDKMKLQRAKEQNDRLDVENIALRERVRTLESEKKNLSDQVTVKDADEDVVTKDDQKNKSISSEPHNSLSGSSTQEKDYIHKRCHEAMEDGLVQMRELKRQLQRLRKEQEELEERNEELEALLGEAQNASKGERHRHEGELEGLHRRIKGLEAELKKQDVQEKMLKNGEEVKGTESYLHLHLRDSSLERLALLEARLTEEKDWRKQLEVDLSAAQAALKKDKEALQISERELKKLRLEVKSLQTDCQQGKTLIKSLTQVKGEKAVLEEKVAQMERAHSRLQSDLEHYKDSNRTQEDKRENRLQVDQLQEQADRRTAELSSLQTAHTALREEMVSEHLQTVELQAKLSSSVLEKLTVEGERERLELQIQRLKEQLKWHQEQLTSTKEALISSQKPELHTAHIQSRLSPVERTKDEEQLSCVTQELNHLQTKLGEEQQLASQHQLALQAQVNEAQAHIKSQDSVLSQKAEEAKQMKQDLQRAQSLFTSAERELRYEKEKNMDLKRHNTLLDQEKLKLCAELKQIQTKLVQVEQSLHTQVAECERRQQKIRELELDLARNSTNRSATTSLQEDLQAERARLIAADKKVLELQQQLKSAQHQLRVEEARAGESSRLERDSRDLSDTLSALRAQQQEEHITRKLLEQREEELQQQVRTLRLKEASITRTNAELSHRAQQLDTRLAILEAELSKAREEARDSHKSSHRLQEELMASQQDCDKLHGELQQILLQMDTYVRKYNEKQSQHKTKLRQAKQVFLKETAQRDRIIQKLENDLMLASSLSHKEKERIHTVTEENEKLLEEKRDLLCKMSEAEDMGSKGMRTASTVQHRVNVLEVENRQLQDRTLKLSNQVSSLERALRNVQSFYSLENVKKVLPSESLCDAFPHTPTLSLTSGSCDTLDILDAICRVKVGGTRVSVSTHQPSEQGYLNLTSPLVPPDIKGTAGSSNNSN